A window of the Alnus glutinosa chromosome 4, dhAlnGlut1.1, whole genome shotgun sequence genome harbors these coding sequences:
- the LOC133867489 gene encoding spermine synthase-like isoform X1 — MVSWFLCAHRGSSLILPYRPSSAYNSPFWTTNSGAPVWNNNASLIVGSRAADFLGHAPKGKYDAIIVDSSDPVGPAQELVEKPFFETAARALRPGGVLCNMAESMWLHIHLIQDMISVCRETFKGSKFFYGRMFLFWSELMLGICVCVDPLLVP; from the exons ATGGTTTCTTGGTTTCTTTGCGCTCACAGGGGCTCCAGCTTAATCCTCCCT TACCGTCCCTCAAGTGCTTACAATTCACCCTTCTGGACTACCAACTCCGGTGCTCCGGTTTGGAACAACAACGCGTCCTTGATAGTTGGATCCAGAG CTGCCGATTTTCTTGGACATGCACCCAAAGGGAAGTATGACGCTATCATTGTCGATTCATCAGATCCTGTGG GTCCTGCACAGGAGCTTGTGGAGAAGCCTTTTTTTGAGACAGCAGCTAGAGCATTAAGGCCTGGTGGTGTTCTTTGTAACATGGCAGAAAGCATGTGGCTCCATATACATCTTATTCAAGATATGATCTCTGTTTGCCGTGAAACATTCAAgggttctaaatttttttatggtagaatgtttttgttttggagtGAACTAATGCTTGGCATCTGCGTATGTGTTGACCCTTTATTAGTTCCTTAG
- the LOC133867489 gene encoding spermine synthase-like isoform X3 produces MDPYKYRPSSAYNSPFWTTNSGAPVWNNNASLIVGSRAADFLGHAPKGKYDAIIVDSSDPVGPAQELVEKPFFETAARALRPGGVLCNMAESMWLHIHLIQDMISVCRETFKGSKFFYGRMFLFWSELMLGICVCVDPLLVP; encoded by the exons ATGGATCCCTACAAG TACCGTCCCTCAAGTGCTTACAATTCACCCTTCTGGACTACCAACTCCGGTGCTCCGGTTTGGAACAACAACGCGTCCTTGATAGTTGGATCCAGAG CTGCCGATTTTCTTGGACATGCACCCAAAGGGAAGTATGACGCTATCATTGTCGATTCATCAGATCCTGTGG GTCCTGCACAGGAGCTTGTGGAGAAGCCTTTTTTTGAGACAGCAGCTAGAGCATTAAGGCCTGGTGGTGTTCTTTGTAACATGGCAGAAAGCATGTGGCTCCATATACATCTTATTCAAGATATGATCTCTGTTTGCCGTGAAACATTCAAgggttctaaatttttttatggtagaatgtttttgttttggagtGAACTAATGCTTGGCATCTGCGTATGTGTTGACCCTTTATTAGTTCCTTAG
- the LOC133867489 gene encoding uncharacterized mitochondrial protein AtMg00820-like isoform X2 yields MVTRAKNNIFKPKVFNDGSHTHPHALITTDDLTVTEPTCFSQANTDPNWRQAMNSEFDALLKNNTWSFVPASKAKNLVGCKWVYRIKRKADGSIDRYKACLVAKGFHQQAGIDYSEIYSPVIKLTTVLHRSLWRSLFLRQQLEH; encoded by the exons ATGGTTACAAGAGCTAAAAataacatcttcaagcccaaagtGTTCAATGATGGTTCCCATACTCATCCTCATGCTTTGATTACCACAGATGATCTCACTGTCACAGAACCCACATGTTTTTCACAGGCTAATACTGACCCGAATTGGAGACAAGCCATGAACTCCGAGTTTGATGCACTACTCAAGAACAATACATGGAGTTTTGTTCCAGCATCTAAAGCCAAAAATTTGGTTGGTTGCAAATGGGTCTACCGTATCAAGAGGAAGGCTGATGGTTCAATCGATCGTTACAAAGCATGTTTGGTTGCAAAAGGGTTTCACCAACAAGCAGGCATTGATTACTCAGAGATCTATAGCCCGGTCATAAAACTCACCACG GTCCTGCACAGGAGCTTGTGGAGAAGCCTTTTTTTGAGACAGCAGCTAGAGCATTAA